Proteins encoded together in one Ictidomys tridecemlineatus isolate mIctTri1 chromosome 3, mIctTri1.hap1, whole genome shotgun sequence window:
- the Sstr2 gene encoding somatostatin receptor type 2, with protein sequence METVYEQLNDSQAWPPSPFDLNGSATAANNSNKTEPYYDMTSNAVLTFIYFVVCIIGLCGNTLVIYVILRYAKMKTITNIYILNLAIADELFMLGLPFLAMQVALVHWPFGKAICRVVMTVDGINQFTSIFCLTVMSIDRYLAVVHPIKSAKWRRPRTAKMINVAVWGVSLLVILPIMIYAGLRSNQWGKSSCTINWPGESGAWYTGFIIYAFILGFLVPLTIICLCYLFIIIKVKSSGIRVGSSKRKKSEKKVTRMVSIVVAVFIFCWLPFYIFNVSSVTVAIDPTPALKGMFDFVVVLTYANSCANPILYAFLSDNFKKSFQNVLCLVKVSGTDDGERSDSKQDKSRLNETTETQRTLLNGDLQTSI encoded by the coding sequence ATGGAGACGGTGTACGAGCAACTCAATGACAGCCAGGCATGGCCGCCCTCCCCCTTTGACCTCAATGGCTCTGCAACCGCAGCGAACAACTCCAACAAGACAGAGCCGTACTACGACATGACCAGCAATGCGGTCCTCACCTTCATATACTTCGTGGTCTGCATCATCGGTCTCTGTGGCAACACTCTTGTCATTTACGTCATCCTCCGCTACGCTAAGATGAAGACCATCACCAACATCTACATCCTCAACCTGGCCATTGCCGATGAGCTCTTCATGCTGGGGCTGCCCTTCCTAGCCATGCAGGTGGCGCTGGTCCACTGGCCCTTTGGCAAGGCCATCTGCCGGGTGGTCATGACTGTGGATGGCATCAACCAGTTCACCAGCATCTTCTGCTTGACGGTCATGAGCATCGACCGTTACCTGGCTGTGGTCCACCCCATCAAGTCGGCCAAGTGGAGGAGACCCCGGACAGCCAAGATGATCAACGTGGCTGTGTGGGGGGTCTCTCTGCTGGTCATCTTGCCTATCATGATCTATGCTGGGCTTCGGAGCAACCAGTGGGGGAAAAGCAGCTGCACCATCAACTGGCCAGGTGAATCTGGGGCGTGGTACACGGGGTTCATCATCTATGCGTTCATCCTGGGGTTCCTGGTCCCCCTCACCATCATTTGTCTCTGCTACCTGTTCATTATCATCAAGGTGAAGTCCTCTGGCATCCGAGTAGGTTCCTCTAAGAGGAAAAAGTCCGAGAAGAAGGTCACCCGAATGGTGTCCATAGTGGTGGCCGTCTTCATCTTCTGCTGGCTCCCCTTCTACATATTCAACGTGTCCTCCGTGACCGTGGCCATCGACCCCACCCCGGCCCTCAAAGGCATGTTTGACTTTGTGGTGGTCCTCACCTACGCCAACAGCTGTGCCAACCCTATCCTCTATGCTTTCCTGTCTGACAACTTCAAGAAGAGCTTCCAGAACGTCCTCTGCTTGGTCAAGGTGAGTGGCACAGATGACGGGGAACGGAGCGACAGCAAGCAGGACAAATCCCGGCTGAATGAGACCACAGAGACTCAGAGGACCCTCCTCAACGGAGACCTCCAAACCAGTATCTAA